A part of Acropora palmata chromosome 6, jaAcrPala1.3, whole genome shotgun sequence genomic DNA contains:
- the LOC141884684 gene encoding superoxide dismutase [Cu-Zn]-like: MAGQKAVCVLLESKSKEVKGVINFEQKQGECRIYGELTGLTPGKHGFHVHQFGDGTNGCTSAGPHFNPEGKLHGGPVDEERHHGDLGNIIANEQGVAKVDMTDKLVSLVGKDSVVGRTIVVHEKADDLGKGGNEESTKTGNAGGRLACGVIGITK; encoded by the exons ATGGCAGGACAGAAGGCAGTGTGTGTTCTTTTGGAAAGTAAAAGCAAGGAAGTTAAGGgcgtcattaattttgagcaG AAACAAGGAGAGTGCAGGATTTATGGGGAACTTACTGGCCTTACACCTGGAAAGCATGGCTTCCATGTTCATCAGTTTGGTGATGGCACAAATG GTTGTACAAGTGCTGGTCCTCATTTCAACCCAGAAGGGAAACTGCATGGAGGCCCAGTAGACGAGGAACG TCATCATGGAGACCTTGGCAACATTATTGCAAATGAGCAAGGTGTAGCCAAAGTTGACATGACAGACAAATTAGTTTCTCTTGTTGGAAAGGACTCTGTGGTTGGACGAACCATTGTG GTTCATGAAAAGGCAGATGATTTGGGGAAAGGTGGCAATGAGGAAAGCACTAAGACTGGAAATGCTGGAGGACGTCTTGCATGTGGTGTTATTGGCATTACCAAATAA